CAGAATCAGAGTCAAAGCACCAACCATAATCGATGTTGTTGGGATAACGAGCACAGAAGTTGCCACTTCCTTTCATCATGCATTCATCGTCAGATCGACATAAGTTCGGATGTCCGTCTATCATCTTCGCCATAAATGAAGGTCTAGGTGCTTTAATGCAGACACCAAAAACTATTCCCGAAGGGAAACAGACACAATCAGTTCCGCACGATTTATTCGCAAACATTGAACAATAACCTCCTGAACAGTCTGCTGCTTCTATCTTGTTCATCTGAAACAATGCTATAAGAATCATGTTTCAAAGTCAGAACAAATGAATAATTTTGTGTAGTTCTGAAAGAAATAAAcagaaatgatgaaaaaatatgaagaagaaTAGAATGCTACGTACTGGAAGTGGCAAGCAAGAAGAGAGCCAAAGGAGCAAGCCTAGCATAAGCCATTCTTTAGTTTTGCAGATTTTTTCTTATGAGTTTTGTGATGTGTTATAGTCTCTTCGATGCATGTAGCAATTTATAGGCATTACTGTGTTTTCTTGGATAAGATTTATCACgattaaaatattgattgtACGAGACTCGAGCTGCATGCTGAAGCTTTTTACAATCGTTgctagaaaagataaaaagtaaaaatattggGAAACAAATATGGCTTTTTACAATCGTGCCtagatgttaattttttttaaatgttgaatttgaaatatattttacaaacaATCACATTTGCTACttcatacaaataaaattatacaaaattataaaatatataacaacaattaattaatcttcGGAgcaaatattgataaaaatataaaatttaataaactaatataCTCTAACTTCTGAactactttatatttatattctaatttcAATAAgctaatacatttttaaagtaatatttgcaaacttaattgaaattaaaattagactatgaataataaattattttatacatgtaATAGTGGGTCATAAATATTACTTCATCCTGTTCTCTTTTAAAACCAGCTTTCACAAATTGCATGATATAATAActacattcataatttttactttgtttattGCACTTTGCATTTGACATGAATTTAAAATGGTGATACAATATCTTTACANNNNNNNNNNNNNNNNNNNNNNNNNNNNNNNNNNNNNNNNNNNNNNNNNNNNNNNNNNNNNNNNNNNNNNNNNNNNNNNNNNNNNNNNNNNNNNNNNNNNNNNNNNNNNNNNNNNNNNNNNNNNNNNNNNNNNNNNNNNNNNNNNNNNNNNNNNNNNNNNNNNNNNNNNNNNNNNNNNNNNNNNNNNNNNNNNNNNNNNNNNNNNNNNNNNNNNNNNNNNNNNNNNNNNNNNNNNNNNNNNNNNNNNNNNNNNNNNNNNNNNNNNNNNNNNNNNNNNNNNNNNNNNNNNNNNNNNNNNNNNNNNNNNNNNNNNNNNNNNNNNNNNNNNNNNNNNNNNNNNNNNNNNNNNNNNNNNNNNNNNNNNNNNNNNNNNNNNNNNNNNNNNNNNNNNNNNNNNNNNNNNNNNNNNNNNNNNNNNNNNNNNNNNNNNNNNNNNNNNNNNNNNNNNNNNNNNNNNNNNNNNNNNNNNNNNNNNNNNNNNNNNNNNNNNNNNNNNNNNNNNNNNNNNNNNNNNNNNNNNNNNNNNNNNNNNNNNNNNNNNNNNNNNNNNNNNNNNNNNNNNNNNNNNNNNNNNNNNNNNNNNNNNNNNNNNNNNNNNNNNNNNNNNNNNNNNNNNNNNNNNNNNNNNNNNNNNNNNNNNNNNNNNNNNNNNNNNNNNNNNNNNNNNNNNNNNNNNNNNNNNNNNNNNNNNNNNNNNNNNNNNNNNNNNNNNNNNNNNNNNNNNNNNNNNNNNNNNNNNNNNNNNNNNNNNNNNNNNNNNNNNNNNNNNNNNNNNNNNNNNNNNNNNNNNNNNNNNNNNNNNNNNNNNNNNNNNNNNNNNNNNNNNNNNNNNNNNNNNNNNNNNNNNNNNNNNNNNNNNNNNNNNNNNNNNNNNNNNNNNNNNNNNNNNNNNNNNNNNNNNNNNNNNNNNNNNNNNNNNNNNNNNNNNNNNNNNNNNNNNNNNNNNNNNNNNNNNNNNNNNNNNNNNNNNNNNNNNNNNNNNNNNNNNNNNNNNNNNNNNNNNNNNNNNNNNNNNNNNNNNNNNNNNNNNNNNNNNNNNNNNNNNNNNNNNNNNNNNNNNNNNNNNNNNNNNNNNNNNNNNNNNNNNNNNNNNNNNNNNNNNNNNNNNNNNNNNNNNNNNNNNNNNNNNNNNNNNNNNNNNNNNNNNNNNNNNNNNNNNNNNNNNNNNNNNNNNNNNNNNNNNNNNNNNNNNNNNNNNNNNNNNNNNNNNNNNNNNNNNNNNNNNNNNNNNNNNNNNNNNNNNNNNNNNNNNNNNNNNNNNNNNNNNNNNNNNNNNNNNNNNNNNNNNNNNNNNNNNNNNNNNNNNNNNNNNNNNNNNNNNNNNNNNNNNNNNNNNNNNNNNNNNNNNNNNNNNNNNNNNNNNNNNNNNNNNNNNNNNNNNNNNNNNNNNNNNNNNNNNNNNNNNNNNNNNNNNNNNNNNNNNNNNNNNNNNNNNNNNNNNNNNNNNNNNNNNNNNNNNNNNNNNNNNNNNNNNNNNNNNNNNNNNNNNNNNNNNNNNNNNNNNNNNNNNNNNNNNNNNNNNNNNNNNNNNNNNNNNNNNNNNNNNNNNNNNNNNNNNNNNNNNNNNNNNNNNNNNNNNNNNNNNNNNNNNNNNNNNNNNNNNNNNNNNNNNNNNNNNNNNNNNNNNNNNNNNNNNNNNNNNNNNNNNNNNNNNNNNNNNNNNNNNNNNNNNNNNNNNNNNNNNNNNNNNNNNNNNNNNNNNNNNNNNNNNNNNNNNNNNNNNNNNNNNNNNNNNNNNNNNNNNNNNNNNNNNNNNNNNNNNNNNNNNNNNNNNNNNNNNNNNNNNNNNNNNNNNNNNNNNNNNNNNNNNNNNNNNNNNNNNNNNNNNNNNNNNNNNNNNNNNNNNNNNNNNNNNNNNNNNNNNNNNNNNNNNNNNNNNNNNNNNNNNNNNNNNNNNNNNNNNNNNNNNNNNNNNNNNNNNNNNNNNNNNNNNNNNNNNNNNNNNNNNNNNNNNNNNNNNNNNNNNNNNNNNNNNNNNNNNNNNNNNNNNNNNNNNNNNNNNNNNNNNNNNNNNNNNNNNNNNNNNNNNNNNNNNNNNNNNNNNNNNNNNNNNNNNNNNNNNNNNNNNNNNNNNNNNNNNNNNNNNNNNNNNNNNNNNNNNNNNNNNNNNNNNNNNNNNNNNNNNNNNNNNNNNNNNNNNNNNNNNNNNNNNNNNNNNNNNNNNNNNNNNNNNNNNNNNNNNNNNNNNNNNNNNNNNNNNNNNNNNNNNNNNNNNNNNNNNNNNNNNNNNNNNNNNNNNNNNNNNNNNNNNNNNNNNNNNNNNNNNNNNNNNNNNNNNNNNNNNNNNNNNNNNNNNNNNNNNNNNNNNNNNNNNNNNNNNNNNNNNNNNNNNNNNNNNNNNNNNNNNNNNNNNNNNNNNNNNNNNNNNNNNNNNNNNNNNNNNNNNNNNNNNNNNNNNNNNNNNNNNNNNNNNNNNNNNNNNNNNNNNNNNNNNNNNNNNNNNNNNNNNNNNNNNNNNNNNNNNNNNNNNNNNNNNNNNNNNNNNNNNNNNNNNNNNNNNNNNNNNNNNNNNNNNNNNNNNNNNNNNNNNNNNNNNNNNNNNNNNNNNNNNNNNNNNNNNNNNNNNNNNNNNNNNNNNNNNNNNNNNNNNNNNNNNNNNNNNNNNNNNNNNNNNNNNNNNNNNNNNNNNNNNNNNNNNNNNNNNNNNNNNNNNNNNNNNNNNNNNNNNNNNNNNNNNNNNNNNNNNNNNNNNNNNNNNNNNNNNNNNNNNNNNNNNNNNNNNNNNNNNNNNNNNNNNNNNNNNNNNNNNNNNNNNNNNNNNNNNNNNNNNNNNNNNNNNNNNNNNNNNNNNNNNNNNNNNNNNNNNNNNNNNNNNNNNNNNNNNNNNNNNNNNNNNNNNNNNNNNNNNNNNNNNNNNNNNNNNNNNNNNNNNNNNNNNNNNNNNNNNNNNNNNNNNNNNNNNNNNNNNNNNNNNNNNNNNNNNNNNNNNNNNNNNNNNNNNNNNNNNNNNNNNNNNNNNNNNNNNNNNNNNNNNNNNNNNNNNNNNNNNNNNNNNNNNNNNNNNNNNNNNNNNNNNNNNNNNNNNNNNNNNNNNNNNNNNNNNNNNNNNNNNNNNNNNNNNNNNNNNNNNNNNNNNNNNNNNNNNNNNNNNNNNNNNNNNNNNNNNNNNNNNNNNNNNNNNNNNNNNNNNNNNNNNNNNNNNNNNNNNNNNNNNNNNNNNNNNNNNNNNNNNNNNNNNNNNNNNNNNNNNNNNNNNNNNNNNNNNNNNNNNNNNNNNNNNNNNNNNNNNNNNNNNNNNNNNNNNNNNNNNNNNNNNNNNNNNNNNNNNNNNNNNNNNNNNNNNNNNNNNNNNNNNNNNNNNNNNNNNNNNNNNNNNNNNNNNNNNNNNNNNNNNNNNNNNNNNNNNNNNNNNNNNNNNNNNNNNNNNNNNNNNNNNNNNNNNNNNNNNNNNNNNNNNNNNNNNNNNNNNNNNNNNNNNNNNNNNNNNNNNNNNNNNNNNNNNNNNNNNNNNNNNNNNNNNNNNNNNNNNNNNNNNNNNNNNNNNNNNNNNNNNNNNNNNNNNNNNNNNNNNNNNNNNNNNNNNNNNNNNNNNNNNNNNNNNNNNNNNNNNNNNNNNNNNNNNNNNNNNNNNNNNNNNNNNNNNNNNNNNNNNNNNNNNNNNNNNNNNNNNNNNNNNNNNNNNNNNNNNNNNNNNNNNNNNNNNNNNNNNNNNNNNNNNNNNNNNNNNNNNNNNNNNNNNNNNNNNNNNNNNNNNNNNNNNNNNNNNNNNNNNNNNNNNNNNNNNNNNNNNNNNNNNNNNNNNNNNNNNNNNNNNNNNNNNNNNNNNNNNNNNNNNNNNNNNNNNNNNNNNNNNNNNNNNNNNNNNNNNNNNNNNNNNNNNNNNNNNNNNNNNNNNNNNNNNNNNNNNNNNNNNNNNNNNNNNNNNNNNNNNNNNNNNNNNNNNNNNNNNNNNNNNNNNNNNNNNNNNNNNNNNNNNNNNNNNNNNNNNNNNNNNNNNNNNNNNNNNNNNNNNNNNNNNNNNNNNNNNNNNNNNNNNNNNNNNNNNNNNNNNNNNNNNNNNNNNNNNNNNNNNNNNNNNNNNNNNNNNNNNNNNNNNNNNNNNNNNNNNNNNNNNNNNNNNNNNNNNNNNNNNNNNNNNNNNNNNNNNNNNNNNNNNNNNNNNNNNNNNNNNNNNNNNNNNNNNNNNNNNNNNNNNNNNNNNNNNNNNNNNNNNNNNNNNNNNNNNNNNNNNNNNNNNNNNNNNNNNNNNNNNNNNNNNNNNNNNNNNNNNNNNNNNNNNNNNNNNNNNNNNNNNNNNNNNNNNNNNNNNNNNNNNNNNNNNNNNNNNNNNNNNNNNNNNNNNNNNNNNNNNNNNNNNNNNNNNNNNNNNNNNNNNNNNNNNNNNNNNNNNNNNNNNNNNNNNNNNNNNNNNNNNNNNNNNNNNNNNNNNNNNNNNNNNNNNNNNNNNNNNNNNNNNNNNNNNNNNNNNNNNNNNNNNNNNNNNNNNNNNNNNNNNNNNNNNNNNNNNNNNNNNNNNNNNNNNNNNNNNNNNNNNNNNNNNNNNNNNNNNNNNNNNNNNNNNNNNNNNNNNNNNNNNNNNNNNNNNNNNNNNNNNNNNNNNNNNNNNNNNNNNNNNNNNNNNNNNNNNNNNNNNNNNNNNNNNNNNNNNNNNNNNNNNNNNNNNNNNNNNNNNNNNNNNNNNNNNNNNNNNNNNNNNNNNNNNNNNNNNNNNNNNNNNNNNNNNNNNNNNNNNNNNNNNNNNNNNNNNNNNNNNNNNNNNNNNNNNNNNNNNNNNNNNNNNNNNNNNNNNNNNNNNNNNNNNNNNNNNNNNNNNNNNNNNNNNNNNNNNNNNNNNNNNNNNNNNNNNNNNNNNNNNNNNNNNNNNNNNNNNNNNNNNNNNNNNNNNNNNNNNNNNNNNNNNNNNNNNNNNNNNNNNNNNNNNNNNNNNNNNNNNNNNNNNNNNNNNNNNNNNNNNNNNNNNNNNNNNNNNNNNNNNNNNNNNNNNNNNNNNNNNNNNNNNNNNNNNNNNNNNNNNNNNNNNNNNNNNNNNNNNNNNNNNNNNNNNNNNNNNNNNNNNNNNNNNNNNNNNNNNNNNNNNNNNNNNNNNNNNNNNNNNNNNNNNNNNNNNNNNNNNNNNNNNNNNNNNNNNNNNNNNNNNNNNNNNNNNNNNNNNNNNNNNNNNNNNNNNNNNNNNNNNNNNNNNNNNNNNNNNNNNNNNNNNNNNNNNNNNNNNNNNNNNNNNNNNNNNNNNNNNNNNNNNNNNNNNNNNNNNNNNNNNNNNNNNNNNNNNNNNNNNNNNNNNNNNNNNNNNNNNNNNNNNNNNNNNNNNNNNNNNNNNNNNNNNNNNNNNNNNNNNNNNNNNNNNNNNNNNNNNNNNNNNNNNNNNNNNNNNNNNNNNNNNNNNNNNNNNNNNNNNNNNNNNNNNNNNNNNNNNNNNNNNNNNNNNNNNNNNNNNNNNNNNNNNNNNNNNNNNNNNNNNNNNNNNNNNNNNNNNNNNNNNNNNNNNNNNNNNNNNNNNNNNNNNNNNNNNNNNNNNNNNNNNNNNNNNNNNNNNNNNNNNNNNNNNNNNNNNNNNNNNNNNNNNNNNNNNNNNNNNNNNNNNNNNNNNNNNNNNNNNNNNNNNNNNNNNNNNNNNNNNNNNNNNNNNNNNNNNNNNNNNNNNNNNNNNNNNNNNNNNNNNNNNNNNNNNNNNNNNNNNNNNNNNNNNNNNNNNNNNNNNNNNNNNNNNNNNNNNNNNNNNNNNNNNNNNNNNNNNNNNNNNNNNNNNNNNNNNNNNNNNNNNNNNNNNNNNNNNNNNNNNNNNNNNNNNNNNNNNNNNNNNNNNNNNNNNNNNNNNNNNNNNNNNNNNNNNNNNNNNNNNNNNNNNNNNNNNNNNNNNNNNNNNNNNNNNNNNNNNNNNNNNNNNNNNNNNNNNNNNNNNNNNNNNNNNNNNNNNNNNNNNNNNNNNNNNNNNNNNNNNNNNNNNNNNNNNNNNNNNNNNNNNNNNNNNNNNNNNNNNNNNNNNNNNNNNNNNNNNNNNNNNNNNNNNNNNNNNNNNNNNNNNNNNNNNNNNNNNNNNNNNNNNNNNNNNNNNNNNNNNNNNNNNNNNNNNNNNNNNNNNNNNNNNNNNNNNNNNNNNNNNNNNNNNNNNNNNNNNNNNNNNNNNNNNNNNNNNNNNNNNNNNNNNNNNNNNNNNNNNNNNNNNNNNNNNNNNNNNNNNNNNNNNNNNNNNNNNNNNNNNNNNNNNNNNNNNNNNNNNNNNNNNNNNNNNNNNNNNNNNNNNNNNNNNNNNNNNNNNNNNNNNNNNNNNNNNNNNNNNNNNNNNNNNNNNNNNNNNNNNNNNNNNNNNNNNNNNNNNNNNNNNNNNNNNNNNNNNNNNNNNNNNNNNNNNNNNNNNNNNNNNNNNNNNNNNNNNNNNNNNNNNNNNNNNNNNNNNNNNNNNNNNNNNNNNNNNNNNNNNNNNNNNNNNNNNNNNNNNNNNNNNNNNNNNNNNNNNNNNNNNNNNNNNNNNNNNNNNNNNNNNNNNNNNNNNNNNNNNNNNNNNNNNNNNNNNNNNNNNNNNNNNNNNNNNNNNNNNNNNNNNNNNNNNNNNNNNNNNNNNNNNNNNNNNNNNNNNNNNNNNNNNNNNNNNNNNNNNNNNNNNNNNNNNNNNNNNNNNNNNNNNNNNNNNNNNNNNNNNNNNNNNNNNNNNNNNNNNNNNNNNNNNNNNNNNNNNNNNNNNNNNNNNNNNNNNNNNNNNNNNNNNNNNNNNNNNNNNNNNNNNNNNNNNNNNNNNNNNNNNNNNNNNNNNNNNNNNNNNNNNNNNNNNNNNNNNNNNNNNNNNNNNNNNNNNNNNNNNNNNNNNNNNNNNNNNNNNNNNNNNNNNNNNNNNNNNNNNNNNNNNNNNNNNNNNNNNNNNNNNNNNNNNNNNNNNNNNNNNNNNNNNNNNNNNNNNNNNNNNNNNNNNNNNNNNNNNNNNNNNNNNNNNNNNNNNNNNNNNNNNNNNNNNNNNNNNNNNNNNNNNNNNNNNNNNNNNNNNNNNNNNNNNNNNNNNNNNNNNNNNNNNNNNNNNNNNNNNNNNNNNNNNNNNNNNNNNNNNNNNNNNNNNNNNNNNNNNNNNNNNNNNNNNNNNNNNNNNNNNNNNNNNNNNNNNNNNNNNNNNNNNNNNNNNNNNNNNNNNNNNNNNNNNNNNNNNNNNNNNNNNNNNNNNNNNNNNNNNNNNNNNNNNNNNNNNNNNNNNNNNNNNNNNNNNNNNNNNNNNNNNNNNNNNNNNNNNNNNNNNNNNNNNNNNNNNNNNNNNNNNNNNNNNNNNNNNNNNNNNNNNNNNNNNNNNNNNNNNNNNNNNNNNNNNNNNNNNNNNNNNNNNNNCAGACTAATGACCAGTGCATGAAGTCTACAAGCAAAGAACAAGTTATTTCCCTTCAACATGAAGATTAGGCTTTGATTAGGTgttatttaagttttgttttttattagatgttatttaagttttctttagGTTAATTAGGCCTAAGAGATTAAGTTAAACTACAAATTTTAAGTTAGACatcttatttgtttatttggattttgaaaCTTTATATTATGTACTTGAATTtcacaatttgaaatatatattttattatgaaatttttgttctatttcaGATTTTGCTTTCatgattaaacaaataaaatgtaaaaaagtaacaaattaaatttgcttatttttatttataaatatacaaagGTTTAAGTCTG
This DNA window, taken from Vigna radiata var. radiata cultivar VC1973A unplaced genomic scaffold, Vradiata_ver6 scaffold_198, whole genome shotgun sequence, encodes the following:
- the LOC106779253 gene encoding albumin-1-like; protein product: MAYARLAPLALFLLATSTLFQMNKIEAADCSGGYCSMFANKSCGTDCVCFPSGIVFGVCIKAPRPSFMAKMIDGHPNLCRSDDECMMKGSGNFCARYPNNIDYGWCFDSDSEDLKGFLAMPAAITK